A single genomic interval of Nocardioides nitrophenolicus harbors:
- a CDS encoding WhiB family transcriptional regulator: protein MRELFLVEADSDELGWQERALCAQTDPEAFFPEKGGSTREAKKVCQTCEVRIECLEAALGNDERFGIWGGMSERERRKLKKRAV, encoded by the coding sequence GTGAGGGAACTGTTCCTGGTAGAAGCAGATTCCGACGAGCTGGGGTGGCAGGAGCGCGCGCTGTGCGCGCAGACCGACCCCGAGGCGTTCTTCCCGGAGAAGGGAGGATCGACGCGCGAGGCCAAGAAGGTCTGCCAGACCTGTGAGGTGCGCATCGAGTGCCTCGAGGCTGCGTTGGGCAACGACGAGCGGTTCGGGATCTGGGGTGGGATGTCGGAGCGTGAGCGCCGCAAGCTGAAGAAGCGCGCCGTCTGA
- a CDS encoding glycosyltransferase family 2 protein — MAVLLVSHDGSSWLPAVLDGLLAQTAPPTRVVAVDTGSKDGSADLVRAALADRLPLEQRSLPGSTGFPDAVAEGLLVLAETGTAPEWVWLLHDDANPAPDALAALLAVAAARPEADILGPKLREWPSLRRLLELGVTISGTGRRETGLERGEYDQGQHDEVHEVLAVNSAGMLVRRAVLEELGGFDRALPIFGNDIDLGWRAAAAGRTTLIVPDAVVFHAEAAHRGIRRTPLTGRHTHFQERRAALFTLLANGRGATLPLQVLRLTLGSLLRVLGLLGVRAVGEALDELAALVSVLRHPGQVRAARRARRAAGGGGTDRARVRRLLAPWWLPYRHGLDFASDLVAAATNQAADVADRRRIAAAERDAAAGPPPARHRDEDEDFADTGIVVRFLTNPVAVATAVTVLALLVGVRDVVGGVAGGALSPAPGGVGAWWALHVEGHHPIGFGSDVPAPPYVLPLAVLGLPFGPSLLMSLLMALSAPIGLWGAWRFLRVVGRLVTPYGAPRWLLLWGSVTWALVPLVAGAWGGGRWGIVVAAAVLPWSAHAALGFADPDAAHRWRAGWRTGLALALLTAVAPPAWPVLAVLIGVLLGCAVRLLPREFGQRSVWGPPVLALGVPLLVLLPWWLPALFEGGFAGTVLDVGRWPTAATSGWDLLAGRLGGLGAPAPVGLVLPVLALLALVPRATRIPVIVCWLVAAVTAVVAVPLAVTTVDIAGPVGQQPGLGAVLLMLQGAWITAIVLGGLALHHLGDQVKPAQAGLALAGVVGLVAPLVGLVWFAGWGAEELDDPPASDVPVYMAQRAEQAEQNGVLVLRGSKDTGLTYDVHRGDGPTVGEDEIAALTPEDEQVTATIRSLVTSPDPDAVARLSGLGIRYIVQAAPADGSVSAGLDATTGLVQASSERGTRAWQVSPEPGPLPSHHAWLRWLLLMVQAVAIPVLIVLALPPLRRNRDE, encoded by the coding sequence GTGGCTGTCCTCCTGGTCAGCCACGACGGCAGCTCCTGGCTGCCGGCGGTGCTCGACGGACTGCTCGCGCAGACCGCGCCCCCCACGCGCGTGGTGGCCGTCGACACCGGCAGCAAGGACGGCAGTGCCGACCTGGTCCGGGCCGCGCTGGCCGACCGGCTGCCCTTGGAGCAGCGCTCGCTGCCCGGCAGCACCGGGTTCCCCGACGCCGTCGCCGAGGGCCTGCTGGTCCTGGCCGAGACCGGCACCGCCCCCGAGTGGGTGTGGCTGCTCCACGACGACGCGAACCCCGCGCCGGACGCGCTGGCGGCGCTGCTGGCCGTCGCCGCCGCCCGTCCCGAGGCCGACATCCTCGGCCCCAAGCTGCGCGAGTGGCCCTCGCTGCGGCGGCTGCTCGAGCTCGGCGTCACCATCAGCGGCACCGGCCGGCGCGAGACCGGGCTCGAGCGCGGCGAGTACGACCAGGGCCAGCACGACGAGGTCCACGAGGTCCTGGCGGTCAACTCCGCGGGCATGCTGGTGCGTCGCGCGGTGCTGGAGGAGCTCGGCGGCTTCGACCGGGCGCTGCCCATCTTCGGCAACGACATCGACCTGGGCTGGCGCGCGGCGGCGGCCGGCCGCACCACGCTGATCGTCCCCGACGCCGTCGTCTTCCACGCCGAGGCAGCGCACCGCGGGATCCGGCGCACCCCGCTCACCGGCCGGCACACCCACTTCCAGGAGCGCCGCGCAGCCCTCTTCACGCTGCTCGCCAACGGTCGCGGAGCCACGCTCCCGCTGCAGGTGCTGCGGCTCACCCTCGGCTCGCTGCTGCGCGTGCTGGGCCTGCTCGGCGTCCGGGCCGTCGGCGAGGCGCTCGACGAGCTCGCCGCGCTGGTGTCGGTGCTGCGCCATCCCGGCCAGGTCCGCGCGGCCCGCCGGGCGCGGCGCGCGGCGGGCGGTGGCGGCACCGACCGGGCGCGCGTACGACGGCTGCTCGCGCCCTGGTGGCTGCCCTACCGGCACGGCCTCGACTTCGCCTCCGACCTGGTCGCGGCCGCGACCAACCAGGCCGCCGACGTCGCCGACCGGCGGCGGATCGCGGCCGCCGAGCGTGACGCCGCGGCCGGTCCGCCGCCGGCGCGGCACCGCGACGAGGACGAGGACTTCGCCGACACCGGGATCGTGGTGCGCTTCCTCACCAACCCGGTCGCGGTCGCGACCGCGGTCACCGTGCTCGCGCTGCTCGTCGGCGTGCGCGACGTGGTCGGTGGCGTCGCCGGCGGCGCGCTCTCGCCCGCGCCCGGTGGGGTCGGCGCGTGGTGGGCGCTGCACGTCGAGGGGCACCACCCGATCGGCTTCGGCAGCGACGTCCCGGCGCCGCCGTACGTCCTACCCCTGGCGGTGCTCGGCCTGCCGTTCGGCCCGTCGCTGCTGATGTCGCTGCTGATGGCGCTCTCCGCGCCGATCGGGCTGTGGGGCGCCTGGCGCTTCCTGCGCGTGGTCGGCCGCCTGGTCACGCCGTACGGCGCCCCGCGCTGGCTGCTGCTGTGGGGCTCGGTGACCTGGGCCCTGGTGCCGCTGGTCGCGGGCGCCTGGGGCGGCGGTCGCTGGGGGATCGTCGTGGCCGCGGCCGTGCTGCCCTGGTCGGCCCATGCCGCGCTCGGCTTCGCCGATCCCGACGCCGCCCACCGGTGGCGGGCCGGCTGGCGCACCGGCCTGGCGCTGGCCCTGCTCACCGCCGTCGCGCCGCCGGCCTGGCCGGTGCTCGCGGTGCTGATCGGGGTGCTGCTGGGCTGCGCCGTGCGCCTGCTGCCCCGCGAGTTCGGTCAGCGCTCGGTGTGGGGACCGCCCGTGCTGGCGCTCGGCGTACCCCTGCTGGTGCTGCTGCCGTGGTGGCTGCCGGCCCTGTTCGAGGGCGGCTTCGCCGGCACCGTGCTCGACGTCGGCCGCTGGCCGACGGCCGCGACCTCCGGTTGGGACCTGCTCGCCGGCCGCCTCGGCGGTCTCGGCGCCCCGGCCCCGGTCGGGCTGGTGCTGCCGGTGCTCGCGCTGCTCGCGCTGGTCCCGCGCGCCACCCGGATCCCGGTGATCGTGTGCTGGCTGGTCGCGGCCGTCACCGCCGTGGTGGCCGTCCCGCTCGCCGTGACGACGGTCGACATCGCCGGGCCGGTCGGCCAGCAGCCCGGCCTCGGCGCCGTGCTGTTGATGCTGCAGGGCGCCTGGATCACCGCGATCGTGCTCGGCGGCCTCGCCCTGCACCATCTCGGCGACCAGGTGAAGCCGGCCCAGGCCGGGCTGGCCCTGGCCGGAGTCGTCGGCCTGGTCGCGCCGCTGGTCGGCCTGGTCTGGTTCGCGGGCTGGGGCGCCGAGGAGCTCGACGACCCACCGGCGTCCGACGTACCCGTCTACATGGCGCAGCGCGCCGAGCAGGCCGAGCAGAACGGCGTGCTGGTGCTGCGCGGCAGCAAGGACACCGGCCTGACCTACGACGTCCACCGCGGCGACGGCCCGACCGTGGGCGAGGACGAGATCGCCGCGCTGACGCCGGAGGACGAGCAGGTCACCGCCACCATCCGCTCCCTGGTCACCTCGCCGGACCCGGACGCCGTGGCCCGCCTCTCCGGCCTCGGCATCCGCTACATCGTCCAGGCCGCGCCCGCCGACGGCTCGGTGTCCGCGGGCCTGGACGCCACCACCGGCCTGGTCCAGGCCAGCTCCGAGCGCGGCACCCGCGCCTGGCAGGTCAGCCCGGAGCCCGGTCCGCTGCCGAGCCACCACGCCTGGCTGCGCTGGCTGCTGCTGATGGTCCAGGCCGTCGCGATCCCGGTGCTGATCGTGCTCGCCCTCCCGCCGCTGCGAAGGAACCGCGATGAGTGA
- a CDS encoding DUF5719 family protein, whose amino-acid sequence MSDPQQSPSKSGGRRASVSRRRRLDVLVLLAILLPAVVTLTLGAIGDEQNPVAGPRPPSTSELTSATVVCPGGVRPASATRVGRTPGVAGGELTVRVAPPDGAEAVAGAPVTAEAGGTAVVPDSAGPVVLDATGAAAPGVTAGRDDPLAVPECRSPAYDEWLVGLGATARYATTLELVNPDDGEAVVDVALLGADGPVEEPALRGIQVPAHGVQRIDLAASAPRRELTAAHVTVTRGRVTLTARTTRDQLGRGRVTTDFLPTQAAPDTENLILGVPEGARGATLMVANPGSSEVRAQVRLVTAEATFTPTDAPAIAVGPHALQEVDLGPLLSGDNGAGVVGVVVESADPVVASVRLVSRRDLVLLAPAIEVREPTAAVVPAGEKSLLLGHALRTGVVHVTSYGPDGAMLREDQVEVAPDRAASLALPTEAVLVAVEPRNTRIAGVVTLPATGPQPGLATLRLRPAETHARIPVVAPE is encoded by the coding sequence ATGAGTGATCCCCAGCAGAGCCCCTCGAAGTCCGGCGGCCGCCGCGCGTCGGTGTCCCGTCGCCGTCGCCTCGACGTCCTGGTGCTGCTCGCGATCCTGCTGCCGGCCGTGGTCACGTTGACCCTCGGCGCGATCGGCGACGAGCAGAACCCGGTCGCCGGGCCGCGGCCCCCGAGCACCTCCGAGCTCACCTCCGCCACGGTCGTGTGCCCGGGCGGCGTGCGCCCGGCGAGCGCCACCCGGGTCGGCCGCACGCCCGGGGTCGCCGGTGGCGAGCTCACCGTGCGGGTCGCGCCCCCGGACGGCGCCGAGGCCGTCGCCGGTGCCCCGGTCACCGCCGAGGCGGGCGGCACCGCCGTCGTGCCCGACAGCGCGGGGCCGGTCGTCCTCGACGCCACCGGTGCCGCCGCGCCGGGCGTCACCGCGGGCCGCGACGACCCGCTGGCGGTGCCGGAGTGCCGGTCCCCGGCGTACGACGAGTGGCTGGTCGGCCTGGGCGCCACCGCCCGCTACGCCACCACCCTCGAGCTGGTGAACCCCGACGACGGCGAGGCGGTCGTCGACGTCGCGCTGCTCGGCGCCGACGGGCCGGTCGAGGAGCCCGCGCTGCGAGGCATCCAGGTGCCCGCGCACGGTGTGCAGCGCATCGACCTGGCCGCCTCGGCGCCGCGCCGGGAGCTGACCGCCGCCCATGTCACGGTGACCCGGGGCCGGGTGACGCTCACCGCGCGCACCACCCGCGACCAGCTCGGCCGCGGCCGGGTGACCACCGACTTCCTGCCGACCCAGGCGGCCCCCGACACCGAGAACCTGATCCTCGGCGTGCCCGAGGGTGCGCGCGGCGCGACCCTGATGGTGGCCAACCCCGGCTCCAGCGAGGTGCGCGCCCAGGTCCGGCTGGTGACCGCCGAGGCGACCTTCACCCCGACCGACGCGCCCGCGATCGCCGTGGGGCCGCACGCCCTGCAGGAGGTCGACCTCGGCCCGCTGCTGTCCGGCGACAACGGTGCGGGAGTGGTGGGCGTGGTCGTGGAGTCCGCCGATCCCGTGGTCGCCTCGGTCCGGCTGGTCTCGCGTCGGGACCTGGTGCTGCTGGCGCCCGCGATCGAGGTCCGCGAGCCGACGGCCGCGGTGGTGCCGGCCGGTGAGAAGAGCCTGCTCCTCGGGCACGCCCTGCGCACCGGCGTGGTCCACGTGACGTCGTACGGCCCCGACGGGGCGATGCTGCGCGAGGACCAGGTCGAGGTGGCGCCCGACCGGGCCGCCTCGCTGGCCCTGCCCACCGAGGCGGTGCTGGTCGCCGTCGAGCCGCGCAACACCCGGATCGCGGGCGTGGTCACCCTGCCCGCGACCGGTCCTCAGCCGGGGCTCGCGACGCTGCGGCTGCGACCCGCCGAGACCCATGCGCGGATCCCGGTCGTCGCACCGGAGTAG
- a CDS encoding metallopeptidase family protein produces MEHDELVPRRRRDRRGRGMRGPAVQPLAATGHRPPLPRSRREVFDKIMLDVVTDIDARWSTHLGLVEYAVEDAPQLPDDWDSGRVPLSSLVRGSGTTPTRLVVFRRPLEHRAADRADLEAIVLAIVVEQVAELLGIEPHEVDPRYPSDLDDD; encoded by the coding sequence ATGGAGCACGACGAGCTGGTCCCCCGCCGACGCCGCGACCGCCGCGGGCGCGGGATGCGGGGACCGGCCGTGCAGCCGCTGGCGGCGACCGGTCACCGGCCGCCGCTGCCGCGCAGTCGACGCGAGGTCTTCGACAAGATCATGCTCGATGTCGTGACCGACATCGACGCGCGCTGGTCGACGCACCTCGGCCTGGTCGAGTACGCCGTCGAGGACGCCCCCCAGCTGCCCGACGACTGGGACTCGGGCCGGGTGCCGCTGTCCTCGCTGGTGCGCGGGTCGGGGACGACGCCGACCCGGCTGGTGGTGTTCCGCCGGCCGCTGGAGCATCGCGCCGCGGACCGCGCCGACCTGGAGGCGATCGTGCTGGCGATCGTGGTCGAGCAGGTCGCCGAGCTGCTCGGCATCGAGCCCCACGAGGTCGACCCGCGCTACCCGTCCGACCTCGACGACGACTGA
- a CDS encoding DUF3499 domain-containing protein: protein MSVTANAGPQSLRTCSRTACGRRAVATLTYVYADSTAVLGPLATYAEPHAYDLCDVHSERLSAPRGWEVVRLSLGTQQPGPSNDDLLALADAVREAARPVRREPVEPPREPGREVARKGHLRMLTTD, encoded by the coding sequence GTGAGTGTGACGGCCAACGCGGGACCGCAGAGCCTGCGAACCTGCTCGCGCACGGCCTGCGGCCGGCGCGCGGTGGCCACCTTGACCTACGTGTACGCCGACTCCACCGCCGTCCTCGGCCCGCTGGCCACCTATGCCGAGCCCCACGCCTACGACCTGTGCGACGTCCACAGCGAGCGGCTCTCGGCCCCGCGCGGCTGGGAGGTGGTCCGGCTCTCGCTCGGCACCCAGCAGCCCGGCCCGAGCAATGACGACCTGCTCGCCCTGGCCGACGCGGTCCGCGAGGCCGCCCGCCCCGTCCGGCGCGAGCCGGTCGAGCCGCCCCGCGAGCCCGGCCGCGAGGTGGCCCGCAAGGGGCACCTGCGGATGCTCACGACCGACTGA
- a CDS encoding phosphomannomutase/phosphoglucomutase, whose product MATTSPDNLGKVFKAYDVRGLVGEQLDEELARATGAAYVEVLGVDAMVIGYDMRPSSPSLAGAFADGATAAGADVTMIGLASTDQLYFASGHLDLPGAMFTASHNPAAYNGIKLCRRLAQPVGMESGLAEIRDRVAAGGPPAAGGRTGSITSHDVLQAYAAHLLALAPVAGRRLKVVVDAGNGMAGHTAPAVFGRLADQVEMVPLYFELDGTFPNHEANPIEPDNLVDLQKAVLAERADIGLAFDGDADRCFLVDERGELVSPSTLTALIAARELAKEPGSTVIHNLITSRAVPEIVTELGGKPVRTRVGHSFIKATMAETGAIFGGEHSGHFYFRDFWRADSGMLAALHALAALAESDRPLSALLADYARYPLSGEINSTVADQDAVLADLEATYGGQDGVTVDKLDGLSVTHADWAFNVRASNTEPLLRLNVEGKDEETMARMRDEVLATIRSDR is encoded by the coding sequence ATGGCCACGACCAGTCCTGACAACCTCGGCAAGGTCTTCAAGGCGTACGACGTGCGCGGTCTCGTCGGCGAGCAGCTCGACGAGGAGCTGGCCCGGGCGACCGGAGCGGCGTACGTCGAGGTGCTCGGCGTCGACGCGATGGTGATCGGCTACGACATGCGGCCCAGCTCTCCGTCCCTCGCCGGGGCCTTCGCCGACGGTGCGACGGCGGCCGGCGCGGACGTGACGATGATCGGCCTCGCCTCGACCGACCAGCTCTACTTCGCCTCGGGCCATCTCGACCTCCCGGGCGCCATGTTCACCGCGAGCCACAACCCGGCGGCGTACAACGGGATCAAGCTGTGCCGCCGGCTGGCGCAGCCGGTCGGCATGGAGAGCGGCCTGGCCGAGATCCGCGACCGGGTCGCCGCCGGCGGCCCGCCGGCCGCGGGCGGCCGCACCGGCTCGATCACCTCCCACGACGTGCTCCAGGCCTACGCCGCCCACCTGCTCGCCCTGGCCCCGGTCGCCGGGCGCCGGCTGAAGGTGGTCGTCGACGCCGGCAACGGCATGGCCGGACACACCGCGCCCGCCGTCTTCGGCCGGCTCGCCGACCAGGTCGAGATGGTGCCGCTCTACTTCGAGCTCGACGGCACCTTCCCCAACCACGAGGCGAACCCGATCGAGCCCGACAACCTGGTCGACCTGCAGAAGGCTGTCCTCGCGGAGCGGGCCGACATCGGCCTGGCCTTCGACGGCGACGCCGACCGCTGCTTCCTGGTCGACGAGCGGGGCGAGCTGGTCTCGCCGTCCACGCTGACCGCGCTCATCGCCGCACGCGAGCTCGCCAAGGAGCCGGGCTCGACGGTGATCCACAACCTGATCACGTCGCGGGCGGTGCCCGAGATCGTGACCGAGCTGGGCGGCAAGCCGGTCCGCACCCGCGTCGGCCACTCCTTCATCAAGGCCACCATGGCCGAGACGGGGGCGATCTTCGGCGGCGAGCACAGCGGGCACTTCTACTTCCGCGACTTCTGGCGCGCCGACTCCGGCATGCTGGCCGCGCTGCACGCCCTGGCCGCGCTCGCCGAGAGCGACCGGCCGCTGTCGGCGCTGCTCGCCGACTACGCCCGCTACCCGCTCAGCGGTGAGATCAACAGCACCGTCGCCGACCAGGACGCGGTGCTCGCCGACCTGGAGGCGACGTACGGCGGGCAGGACGGGGTCACCGTCGACAAGCTCGACGGGCTGAGCGTCACTCACGCCGACTGGGCGTTCAACGTGCGCGCCTCGAACACCGAGCCGCTGCTGCGGCTCAACGTCGAAGGGAAGGACGAGGAGACCATGGCCCGGATGCGTGATGAGGTCCTCGCGACGATCAGGAGCGATCGGTGA
- a CDS encoding Trm112 family protein encodes MSAAAQGGIAPELLAIIVCPSCKGELTVTPAGESVELVCQGCGFAYPVRDGIPVLLVDEARKPA; translated from the coding sequence GTGAGCGCCGCGGCGCAGGGTGGGATCGCGCCGGAGCTGCTCGCGATCATCGTGTGCCCCTCGTGCAAGGGCGAGCTCACGGTGACGCCCGCGGGGGAGTCGGTCGAGCTGGTGTGCCAGGGCTGCGGCTTCGCGTACCCGGTACGCGACGGCATCCCGGTGCTGCTGGTCGACGAGGCGCGTAAGCCCGCCTGA
- a CDS encoding SIS domain-containing protein, producing the protein MVWFDESRLDDEAALASADLRLRTLAESGSRVRREVGGAADAIAEAVSRSIETRPRAVIAAGPDSRLLRAVLEPFCPVPFVAWPSPALPGWAGSLDLVVVLAPEGGDAGTALAVAEAARRGCQLVVAAPPGSMVAEHATGRWTTLLPTSTGDQLATAVAMLSFLDQVQLGPSAEPESVSEALDAVAIACSPNRDISINPAKMLAISLADAAPLVWGGSVLAARAARRIAESIRRTSGRTALAGDAEHLLPVVEAARPRNVFADPVADGTGDRRPVLVILDDGVDDPVVRDQRHRLEDAARSKDVRIEHVSSEATGEVARYASLLLSGTYAAEYLRLGLVDD; encoded by the coding sequence ATGGTGTGGTTCGACGAGTCCCGACTCGATGACGAAGCGGCGCTCGCGAGCGCCGACCTGCGGTTGCGCACGCTGGCCGAGTCCGGTTCCCGGGTACGCCGGGAGGTCGGCGGGGCGGCCGACGCGATCGCCGAGGCGGTGTCCCGCTCGATCGAGACCCGGCCGCGGGCCGTGATCGCCGCCGGACCCGACTCCCGCCTGCTCCGGGCGGTGCTGGAGCCGTTCTGCCCGGTGCCCTTCGTGGCCTGGCCGTCGCCGGCGTTGCCGGGCTGGGCCGGCAGCCTCGACCTGGTCGTCGTCCTCGCTCCGGAGGGCGGTGACGCCGGCACCGCGCTGGCGGTGGCCGAAGCCGCGCGTCGCGGCTGCCAGCTCGTCGTGGCCGCACCACCCGGCTCGATGGTGGCCGAGCACGCCACCGGCCGCTGGACGACGCTGCTGCCGACCAGCACCGGCGACCAGCTCGCGACGGCGGTCGCGATGCTCTCCTTCCTGGACCAGGTCCAGCTCGGCCCGAGCGCCGAGCCCGAGTCCGTCTCCGAGGCGCTCGACGCCGTCGCGATCGCCTGCTCGCCGAACCGCGACATCTCGATCAACCCGGCCAAGATGCTGGCCATCTCGCTTGCCGACGCCGCACCCCTGGTCTGGGGCGGGTCGGTGCTCGCCGCGCGGGCCGCGCGCCGGATCGCCGAGTCGATCCGGCGTACCTCGGGGCGCACGGCGCTCGCAGGTGACGCCGAGCACCTGCTCCCCGTCGTCGAGGCGGCCCGGCCGCGCAACGTCTTCGCCGACCCGGTGGCCGACGGCACCGGCGACCGGCGGCCGGTGCTGGTCATCCTCGACGACGGCGTCGACGACCCGGTGGTCCGCGACCAGCGGCACCGCCTCGAGGACGCCGCCCGCAGCAAGGACGTCAGGATCGAGCACGTCTCGTCCGAGGCGACCGGCGAGGTGGCCCGCTACGCCTCGCTGTTGCTGAGCGGCACCTACGCCGCCGAGTACCTCCGGCTCGGTCTCGTGGACGACTGA
- a CDS encoding acyltransferase family protein yields the protein MASTSRDPWLDNAKMGLVTLVVVGHLLALLPADGVGGRLYDFVYLWHMPAFVFLSGYLSRGFTYTAARLWQLVTTLLVPYVLFEGALGWFRINVGGERLSDLWTDPHFPFWYLLAMVAWRLATPLFRPLRGGVVVAVGVSLAGAFLLAGDWTRWLDAPRIVGFLPFFVLGLKATPETLEWLRGRFPALVGIATFAVLWVAAGSLDTWASRDYLYQRPPSLLDDPTSTAVLTRLLILLAGVAGAFAWLSVVPRVGGWFSRMGSATLVVYLFHGFAVKELEYLGFVDWAHAHPGLGLLAAVGLGVGIALGLAAPPVRRVLERVVDPFDVAHRRVREAVQLTEVVHEQERGEPAKAGLVTSAR from the coding sequence ATGGCCTCCACCTCTCGGGATCCGTGGCTCGACAACGCGAAGATGGGTCTGGTGACCCTCGTCGTCGTCGGGCACCTGCTCGCGCTGCTGCCGGCCGACGGCGTCGGCGGGCGCCTCTACGACTTCGTCTACCTGTGGCACATGCCGGCGTTCGTGTTCCTGTCCGGCTACCTGTCGCGGGGCTTCACCTACACCGCGGCGCGGCTGTGGCAGCTGGTGACCACGCTGCTGGTGCCGTACGTCCTGTTCGAGGGCGCGCTCGGGTGGTTCCGGATCAACGTCGGGGGCGAGCGGCTCTCGGACCTGTGGACCGACCCGCACTTCCCGTTCTGGTACCTGCTCGCCATGGTCGCCTGGCGGCTCGCGACCCCGCTGTTCCGACCGCTGCGCGGTGGGGTGGTCGTCGCGGTCGGCGTCTCGCTCGCCGGAGCCTTCCTCCTCGCGGGGGACTGGACCCGCTGGCTGGACGCCCCGAGGATCGTCGGCTTCCTGCCGTTCTTCGTGCTCGGCCTGAAGGCCACGCCCGAGACCTTGGAGTGGCTGCGCGGGCGCTTCCCCGCGCTGGTCGGGATCGCGACCTTCGCCGTGCTGTGGGTGGCCGCCGGCTCGCTGGACACCTGGGCCAGCCGTGACTACCTCTACCAGCGTCCCCCGTCGCTGCTCGACGATCCCACCTCGACGGCGGTCCTCACCCGGCTGCTGATCCTGCTCGCCGGCGTGGCCGGCGCGTTCGCCTGGTTGAGCGTCGTCCCGCGGGTCGGGGGATGGTTCAGCCGGATGGGCTCGGCCACGCTGGTGGTCTACCTGTTCCACGGCTTCGCCGTGAAGGAGCTGGAGTACCTCGGGTTCGTCGACTGGGCGCACGCCCACCCCGGGCTCGGCCTGCTCGCCGCGGTCGGCCTCGGCGTCGGCATCGCGCTCGGCCTGGCCGCGCCGCCCGTTCGCCGGGTGCTCGAGCGGGTCGTCGACCCGTTCGACGTGGCCCACCGCCGGGTCCGCGAGGCGGTCCAGCTGACCGAGGTCGTCCACGAGCAGGAACGGGGGGAGCCCGCGAAGGCGGGACTGGTCACCTCGGCCCGGTAG
- a CDS encoding DUF808 domain-containing protein, whose product MSAGLFGLLDDVAAIAKMAAASMDDVSAAAGKATAKAAGVVIDDTAVTPQYVQGVAAARELPIVKKIAIGSIRNKLLIILPVSLLLSEFLPDLLPIILMVGGTFLAYEGAHKIWHLFSGHDDHEKPVAEVGPEAERELISGAIRTDLILSAEIMVISLASVEDETFWTKLATLLVVAVVITIAVYGVVALIVKMDDAGLSLAQRSSALAQRLGRGLVAFMPRLLAIISIVGTVAMLWVGGHILLVNVHEAGWWDAPYEWVHGIEHDIEHAVHGFVGSALAWLANTGISAVIGLVVGSIVVAIVRVLPFSGDKDPIERYDDGAPVAH is encoded by the coding sequence ATGAGCGCCGGCCTGTTCGGTCTCCTCGACGACGTCGCCGCCATCGCCAAGATGGCCGCGGCGTCCATGGACGACGTGAGTGCCGCCGCCGGCAAGGCCACCGCCAAGGCGGCGGGCGTGGTGATCGACGACACCGCGGTGACGCCGCAGTACGTCCAGGGGGTCGCCGCAGCCCGGGAGCTCCCGATCGTGAAGAAGATCGCGATCGGGTCGATCCGCAACAAGCTGCTCATCATCCTGCCGGTCTCGCTGCTGCTGAGCGAGTTCCTGCCCGACCTGCTCCCCATCATCCTGATGGTCGGCGGCACCTTCCTGGCCTACGAGGGCGCCCACAAGATCTGGCACCTGTTCAGCGGGCACGACGACCACGAGAAGCCGGTCGCCGAGGTCGGTCCCGAGGCGGAGCGGGAGCTGATCTCCGGCGCCATCCGCACCGACCTGATCCTCTCGGCCGAGATCATGGTGATCTCGCTGGCGTCGGTCGAGGACGAGACCTTCTGGACCAAGCTCGCCACGCTCCTGGTCGTCGCAGTCGTGATCACCATCGCCGTCTACGGCGTCGTGGCGCTCATCGTGAAGATGGACGACGCCGGGCTCAGCCTCGCCCAGCGCTCCTCGGCCCTCGCGCAGCGGCTCGGTCGCGGACTGGTCGCGTTCATGCCGCGGCTGCTCGCGATCATCTCCATCGTCGGCACCGTCGCCATGCTCTGGGTCGGCGGCCACATCCTGCTGGTCAACGTGCACGAGGCCGGGTGGTGGGACGCGCCCTACGAATGGGTCCACGGCATCGAGCACGACATCGAGCACGCCGTCCACGGCTTCGTCGGCAGCGCCCTCGCCTGGCTCGCCAACACCGGCATCTCCGCCGTCATCGGCCTCGTCGTCGGCTCGATCGTGGTCGCGATCGTCCGGGTGCTGCCGTTCTCGGGTGACAAGGACCCGATCGAGCGCTACGACGACGGGGCGCCGGTCGCGCACTGA
- a CDS encoding 6,7-dimethyl-8-ribityllumazine synthase, which yields MSPTATAGTVAIVAARWHADIVDVAVDAFRTELKSRGYAVEVVHVPGAFEIPLQVRRLARSGRYAGVAAAALVVDGGIYRHDFVASSVVDALMRIQLEADVPVFSAVLTPHHFHEHDEHTGYFRRHFETKGRELAAALDATVRLPALPAG from the coding sequence ATGTCACCCACCGCCACCGCCGGCACCGTCGCGATCGTCGCGGCCCGCTGGCACGCCGACATCGTCGACGTCGCCGTCGACGCCTTCCGCACCGAGCTCAAGTCGCGCGGGTACGCCGTCGAGGTCGTCCACGTGCCCGGCGCCTTCGAGATCCCGCTGCAGGTACGCCGGCTGGCCCGGTCCGGTCGGTACGCCGGCGTCGCCGCGGCCGCCCTGGTCGTCGACGGCGGCATCTACCGCCACGACTTCGTGGCCTCCAGCGTGGTCGACGCCCTGATGCGGATCCAGCTCGAGGCCGACGTCCCGGTGTTCTCGGCGGTGCTCACGCCGCACCACTTCCATGAGCACGACGAGCACACCGGCTACTTCCGCCGCCACTTCGAGACCAAGGGCCGTGAGCTGGCGGCCGCGCTCGACGCGACGGTCCGGCTGCCCGCGCTGCCCGCCGGCTGA